In the Dryobates pubescens isolate bDryPub1 chromosome 30, bDryPub1.pri, whole genome shotgun sequence genome, one interval contains:
- the C30H10orf143 gene encoding uncharacterized protein C10orf143 homolog, with product MSALPARGRRCALRAYEPEEPELKRPCKPLEPLPNQAGALLIDCAMELDSKQKMSAGSGPWAAKTKQNSVSLENHGSRGTAQPCPRCIAGESGHFNHILGF from the exons ATGTCCGCGCTGCCTGCGCGGGGGCGGCGGTGTGCGCTGCGTGCGTACGAGCCGGAGGAGCCGGAGCTC AAACGACCATGCAAGCCCTTGGAACCCCTGCCAAACCAGGCTGGTGCTCTCCTCATCGATTGTGCCATGGAGCTGGACTCAAAACAGAAAATGTCTGCTGGCTCTGGTCCTTGGGctgcaaaaacaaagcaaaactcaGTG AGCCTTGAAAACCATGGAAGCAGAGGTACTGCCCAACCTTGCCCAAGATGTATTGCTGGAGAATCT GGACACTtcaatcatatcctgggcttcTAG